Proteins encoded in a region of the Heptranchias perlo isolate sHepPer1 unplaced genomic scaffold, sHepPer1.hap1 HAP1_SCAFFOLD_463, whole genome shotgun sequence genome:
- the LOC137313287 gene encoding zinc finger protein 84-like yields MEKPWKCGDCGKGFNSPSELETHRHSHTGERPFTCSVCGKGFAQSSTLLTHQRVHSDERPFKCSDCEMRFKSKINLLIHQRTHTGERPFTCSVCGKGFAQSSTLLTHQRVHSDERPFKCSDCEMRFKSKINLLIHQRTHTGERPFTCSVCGKGFTISSSLQTHQRVHTGERPFKCSDCEKRFKCKRNLLTHQCTHTGERPFSCSVCGKGFTQSSTLLTHQRVHTGESPFTCSVCGKGFTQSSVLLTHQRVHTGERPFTCSVCGNGYTRSSSLQTHQRVHSDERSFKCSDCEKRFKSKSNLLTHQRTHTGERPFICSVCGKGFTQSSELLTHQRVHTGERPFKCSDCEKRFKSKSNLLTHQRTHTGERPFICSVCGKGFTRSSHLLTHQPVHTNERPFKCSDCEKRFKSKIELLKHQRTHTGERPFICSVCGKGFTRSSELLTHQRVHTGERPFICTVCRKRFTQSSNLLTHQRVHTGERPFTCSVCGKRFTQSSHVLRHQRVHEMSRSNEPVCNTGQ; encoded by the coding sequence atggagaaaccgtggaaatgtggggactgtgggaagggattcaattccccttcagagctggaaactcatcgacacagtcacaccggggagaggccgttcacctgctccgtgtgtgggaagggattcgctcagtcatccaccctgctgacacaccagcgagttcactctgatgagagaccttttaaatgttctgactgtgagatgaggtttaaaagcaaaattaatctgctgatacaccaacgcactcacactggggagaggccgttcacctgctccgtgtgtgggaagggattcgctcagtcatccaccctgctgacacaccagcgagttcactctgatgagagaccttttaaatgttctgactgtgagatgaggtttaaaagcaaaattaatctgctgatacaccaacgtacccacactggggagaggccgttcacctgctccgtgtgtgggaagggattcactatttcatccagcctccagacacaccagcgagttcacactggggagaggccttttaaatgttctgactgtgagaaaaggtttaaatgcaaaaggaatctgctgacacaccaatgtacccacactggggagaggccattctcctgctccgtgtgtgggaagggattcactcagtcatccaccctgctgacacaccagcgagttcacactggggagagcccgttcacctgctccgtgtgtgggaagggattcactcagtcatccgtcctcctgacacaccagcgagttcacacaggggagaggccgttcacctgctccgtgtgtgggaacggatacactcggtcatccagcctccagacacaccagcgagttcactctgatgagagatcttttaaatgttctgactgtgagaagaggtttaaaagcaaaagtaatctgctgacacaccaacgcactcacactggggagagaccgttcatctgctctgtgtgtgggaagggattcactcagtcatctgagcttctgacacaccagcgagttcacactggggagaggccttttaaatgttctgactgtgagaagaggtttaaaagcaaaagtaatctgctgacacaccaacgcactcacactggggagagaccgttcatctgctctgtgtgtgggaagggattcactcggtcatctcacctcctgacacaccagccagTTCACActaatgagagaccttttaaatgttctgactgtgagaagaggtttaaaagcaaaattgaactgctgaaacaccaacgcacccacactggggagaggccgttcatctgctctgtgtgtgggaagggattcactcggtcatctgagcttctgacacaccagcgagttcacactggggagaggccgttcatctgcaccgtgtgtaggaagagattcactcagtcatccaacctgctgacacaccagcgagttcacactggggagaggccgttcacctgctcagtgtgtgggaagagattcactcagtcatcacacgtgctgagacaccagcgagttcacgaaatgagcaggtccaacgagccggtctgtaacacaggccaatga